Part of the uncultured Tolumonas sp. genome is shown below.
GAACAACAACTTGCGAAATGGGAACGCGAGCTGGATAAGCTGGAAAATGATGATCGTTTGAATGCGCTGCTGGATAAACTGGAATTGGCGCAGGCTATTTCGGCTGACGACCAGGAGTGGTTAGATAAAAAACTGGCTCGTCATCAGGAGTTGTTAAAACTGCTGGGTTTAAATGAAGAAGAAAAAGAAGCCAGCGATCCGGATGAATTATTGCAACGCTTCATCGAAACCGACTTTGATCCTAAAGAATTCGATAGCCTCTATAAAAAAGACTAATTATGTCAGTCTCCACACGACAACCCTGTCGTGTGGTTTCCTTCCTTGTTGATATCTCATCGTTTTTTCATCGTAACCAAAATGCGCGGTAGCTATCATTCAGGCTAACTGATGTTTGGTGAATGTGTATTTTGGTGATGTAAGTTCGATTCCGGCACGATGATGTCTGTTATAACGAAGACTCAATAAACTACCGGAGTGCGGTTGTGGTTAATGTTGAAAAATTGAAGAAAGAACACTTTACCCATCATGATCTCGTTTTACCTCATTTCCATGGCTATCCTATTCGGGTTGTTACAGCTTCATGTCCATGGTCAGAGCCTAATATTGCAACCAATATTCTAAATGTGGCCGTTACCCAGCCTGGCGAAGATGGGGTAGCAGAGTTGAAGCAAATGCTGAAATCGATCGATGTTATTCCCGGCGAATAAATATCGTTCATGATTTATTCGTTGTTATTAATATTATTTCGTTAAATGAGGTCGCATGATGCGGCCTCATTTTTTATGTGTGCAGACACGTTGATGCTGATGGCGCTAATGTGATAATCGCTCGATATGACAGTGATGACTTGGTTAATAGATGTGTTGTTATGGCGTTGCTGGTGAGTTTATCTTTCCATTGAAAAAATCTCGTCAAATCAGCATCCGCAATGAGTTTCAGCTATCGTTAATAAATGACAAATAAAAAACGAATGGCAACAGATGCTTTCAACACTGACAACAATTCAGGGCCTGTTTCTGATGGATATCATGATCGGAATTGGTCTGTCAGCGATGCTGTTTTTCAGTTTACGTGAAGAGTATATATGTCCTGGTGCTTATGAGTGGTTTATCAGTATTGTATTGACCACTCTGGGTCTGGTTTTTCTGCTTGGACGAGGAATAATCCCTCTCTGGAGCAGCATTTCTTTGGGGAATGGGCTCGTCGTTTTAGGCAGCATTTATTTCTGGATGGCATTTCGGAAATATACAAAAACTTATCGTAAAACAGACATCTACCTGACGTTAATTGCGCCATTAGTCTCTCTTATTCTTTTGTATTGCTATTGGATAGAGCCGGAAAATATGGCGATCAGAGGCGAGATCGTTTCATTTATTTTGGCATTATTTTCATTGGCGAGTTTGTATATCGCGTTAAACCACATAAATAAATACGAAACAGGCCGATGGTTATCCGTGGTTTCGCTGATATTCAATCTGGTTAGTTACATCTACAGAGGAATGTCTCTTCATCTAGGAAATCATTACCCTGGAGTGCTTGAATATAACTCTGCCAGCATAGCCTTGGTGTTTTCTACCGGCATTTCTCTTCTTACCGCTGGATTCAGTATCATGCTCATGACATACCAATGGCTTGCCCGACGGTTATACATACATGCTACTTACGATGCGTTAACCGGTGTT
Proteins encoded:
- a CDS encoding GGDEF domain-containing protein; this encodes MDIMIGIGLSAMLFFSLREEYICPGAYEWFISIVLTTLGLVFLLGRGIIPLWSSISLGNGLVVLGSIYFWMAFRKYTKTYRKTDIYLTLIAPLVSLILLYCYWIEPENMAIRGEIVSFILALFSLASLYIALNHINKYETGRWLSVVSLIFNLVSYIYRGMSLHLGNHYPGVLEYNSASIALVFSTGISLLTAGFSIMLMTYQWLARRLYIHATYDALTGVYNRYALLEMSDTLELTTDLSKTKWCLAMVDIDLFKSINDMHGHPVGDLVLRHIAQTLKQSIRHNDILARYGGEEFAVVLPGANIENAKSWAERVRQLIASTPITIGKASISVSVSIGLSESSTAEYRLPDLVKNADSALYQAKQSGRNRVCCSEKNAPFN